In Nitrospira sp. MA-1, the genomic window AGCTGTTTTAATCCGCGCAAGCGTCCCTCTGTCTTTTCACCACATTATCTTGAACAACATGTGAATCATCCCGTCACGGGCGAGGTAGTTGCTCGTTTGCTTCGTCCGATGCCGGATTGGCCCGAAGACCGATTCAATTGGGTTCATGGTTCGCAGGCTCTGCTAGTGATGAGAGGAAAAGGCATAGAATCCCAGTAATGCCTCCCGATTTTTCTCTAGGGACGGGGTCGCTTTTGAAAATTTCGGTTCATAGTTCTTCTGAAAACGGTTTATGGCCTGTGCTCTGAGTCGGTTTTGGTCTCGGCCCTCAAATGTCCTGTAGCGTTTGTTCTTCCGTATGTACGGTTTTGGGTAGGGTATTCAAGCCATTTTATGTGTCTTATGGACAACAGCGTTGCGACCGAGTGGTGGGATAGGGTTATTCCACGCCAGTCCTAACCTTCAGGGATCCATCATCCACGGCGACTGCCTGGTCATTCAACCCCTGGGCCTAAATGCATCAGAACGTCTAGCCAACTCTGCGTGGATACACGATTGCCATCTCAAATTGCCAAGAAGTGTTTCTCGCCATGGGCGTTGACGCCAATCGTCAACCAGACACAAAGTCGCTGCTGCTCAGCTCGAATCTTCCTGCCAATGCCACCTACCCAAACATACACTCACTACTCGGCCTCGGGGTGCCGATGCTGCCAGGCCTCATACTCCGCCCTCGATTACCCGCGCGACGGAGCTTTCAGTGAGACTCTTACCATCATGCCCCACCAATTGCTTCCAGGGCCCTCTGCATCTCCTAGGTCGGGTGTGAGCCATTGAGAACCAAGACACCCAGCCCTTGCCATTTTGCTGCTTGGCATACGCAACAAACAGTTTAGCCATCTTGGCTTCGCACAATTGGGAAATGAGCTGTCGGGTGGCAAGGTCGCATCATTTCTTCAGCGCCTCCCTGGGGCCTCGAACTTTATGATCCGTTTTGTTACTCTTTGTCATCGGGGTGTCTCTCCTTTCTGTTTGAGGTGCGAATGTTAGGGGACACCCATTTCAACGCGAAACGCCGCGACTTTCAACTCACCGCAACCCCTACCTTCAAGGATAGAACCTTTTATTCGACAAGCATCTTCAAAAATTAACCTGTCTTAATCTCAGTGGTTTAATATACTTATGATAGAAAAATTTGATCTGATTATAGTCGGTACAGGTTTCGCTTCATCATTTTTTTTAGATGCTTACCTTGCCAAAGCCAATCCAACCACACGCATTTTAGTCTTGGAACGAGGGCGATTAGATACCCATGCTTGGCAAGTAAAGAATCGACGTAATACGAGCCAAGATCAAAATGACACCTTTATAAATAAACATCCACAAAAGAAGTGGATATTCACGCCAAGTTTTGGTGGTGGTTCGAATTGTTGGTGGGGCGTAACGCCAAGGATGATGCCCAATGATTTTCGGATGCAGTCTGTCTACGGGGTGAGTGTTGATTGGCCTATAAGCTATGAGGAACTAGAGGCATTTTACGCTCAAACCGAAGAAATTATGTCTATTTCTGGCCCTGACGATGGGTCACCCTTTCCCCGAAGCACACCCTACCCCCAACCTCCACATCGCTTTACAGACCCAGATAAAGTTTTGAAGGAGGCCTATCCTGATCTCTTTTTCCATTTACCCACCGCACGTGCCAGCAAATCTACTCCTAATCGTCCCCGGTGTTGCGCTACCGGTGTCTGTAATTTATGTCCAATCAATGCGAAATTCACGATCCTCAATGAAATGAATCATCTGTATGAGGATTCTAGGGTTACCTTAATTCTAGAAGCAACTGTCCAAACCGTTGAAACAAAGGGGGGCGTAGCAACTGGAGTAAGTTACCTCAAAGATGGCGTGGTATCTCAAGCAGGGGCAGAAATAGTTGTGTTAGGGGGTAATGCGATATTCAATCCGCATATTTTACACAGATCAAATATCAGACACCCACTTCTTGGGAAATATCTAGATGAACAAATAGCCTTAAAGGTATCAATTGATTTGCATGGTCTCAATAACTTCCAGGGAAGTACCAGCAATACCGGACATGGGTATATGCTGTATGACGGAGAGCATAGAAGGGAACACGCAGGTTGCTTAATAGAGACGTGGAATACACCCAATGATCTTCGTGTTGAGCAAGGGAAATGGCAACAAAGATTGATATTGCGGGTCATCTATGAAAATCTGCCCCGGCAACAAAACTATGTTAAATATGATCAAGATAATCCTGACTTACCAGAGACCGTTTACACTGGTCCTTCTGACTATGCCCTAAAAGGTATGGAAAAGTTGCCATCCATTCTGCCGGGATTATTAGGTCCGCTTCCAGTTGAAAATGTACTTATTAGCGATAGGCCACATTCAACGGAGGCGCACATACTAGGCACAACTGTAATGGGTCATGATCCCCAAACGAGTGTAATTGATAAGCATCTAATCCATCACCAAGTTAGGAACTTGTTGGTTTTGGGTAGCGGGGCCTTCCCAACTGTCGCTCCAGCTAATCCTACATTGACTATATCTGCACTATCGCTTTGGGCAGCTCATCATTTACTGAATTAAGGTAGGTAAATTATGGGGAAAAAGATAAGTCGTCGGACTTTTATTTTATCTGCGTTGGCTTCCGGACTATTATCCTCTCTTGGAGGCTGGTGGATTATTAAGGTGCCAAACAATGTGGATATGATAGAGGGTCTTGTTCGTAAGAAACTAAACTATCTTCAAATTGAAGAAGCCGGCTTAAATGCCTTTGCTAAAGATATTGCTAAAGAAGGATACAGGGCCTCAAGGAAACTAATAATAATTAGCCAGTTATTTATTCACACAAATTTACTCGATTCAATGAGTAGAATGAATGATCTTGGAGACCGCTTTGCAAAACGCTTTTTGCTTTCAAGTGATTTTTTCTGGTATGGGTCCGATGTGACGCGTGTGGTTAAATATCTTGGATTTTACGATCCATATGTTAAGCCATGTCGTAATCCTTTTGCTAAATTTAATTGAAAGGGGCTTTCTTTAAAATTCTAGAAAGAGATAGTCTAAGCCACCTATATCTGTACCAGTTCCTGTAGTGTGCGTGTTCTGGCTGAGCCGCCCAGAAAATTAAGCTAAACTTGTGTCACCCTCGAAATTCGTGGTTCGTATAAATGCCCGTTCACCGAAACAGGATCGTATGTGAACAGGACGCCCCCCGCTGATTGTGACCATTCAAAAATGTAACACGCTTGCCCCGCCCGCCCGGATTATCCTGGCTGTGGGAAAGGACAGTCGAATACGGATGGCACTCGTGCTCTGCAGATCACACCCCAAATCATCCGCAAATGCCTTCAGCACTTTCTGACTGCCCGGCTCGATGGCTTTGTTGATGCGTGGCGCCAATGCCAGACGCGATTCGTCCGTGAGCAAGGATTCGAAGCATGTTGCCTGTTTCCTTGAAAAAATAGAGGAATGGAACCTGTCAACCATTGTACAATGGGCTCTCATCACCAGGGAGATGACGAGAATCTCCTGGATTGAGGAAGGGTAGTTTCGTCCAGCGAAAGAATTGACACGCCACGTTTTACTTACTTGTCATCAGAGGAGGATTCTATGGCATCCAAAGCGAAAAAAGCCCAGCCTAAGAAAAAGGGCCCGTTACCATCAAAACCGACAAAACCAAAGGTTGCTGCAAAAAAGAAGGCCACTCCCAAGCCTTCCTCATCAACCGGCCATGGGGTGGCTTCAACATCTCGAAAAACTTCAACAACGGTCAAAAAGGCATCCGCCCCTAAAACGAAAAAGCCCGCTCAGGTGAGTCCTCGTATCGTTTCTTCGCGTGAGTTACAGGTTGGTGATCCTGCTCCAGCCTTCTCCCTTCCCGATGACACGGGAAACATTGTGAACTCATCTGAACTTCGAGGGAAAAAAGTGGTCGTGTATTTCTATCCGAAAGATGACACGCCCGGATGTACGACAGAAGCCTGTTCCTTTCGGGATGGTATTCAGGAATTGAGAAAGAGCGGGGCAGTCGTGTTCGGAGTGAGTGCCGATTCAGTCTCGTCCCACCGGAAGTTTTCCGATAAATTTCAACTTAATTTTCCCTTATTGAGTGATGAGTCCAAGGCCATGATCCAGGCCTATGGCGTGTGGAAGGAGAAATCAATGTATGGCCGAAAATATATGGGGATTGAACGAACAACGGTGGTGATTGATGAAGACGGGACCATTAGGAACATATTTCCTAAGGTCAAAGTGAACGGGCATTTTTCGGAAGTGCTTGAATCCCTTAGATAGTGTTGCCCGGAGAACCATGACAGGTAAGGGAAAACCTTCTACCCATTCTGCTCGTGAGCGTCGCCAATTTGAGAAAACGTCTCTTCCCCGAAGATGGCATTCGCATTAAGGTAATATTTGAATTCAAGCAGATTATGCGAAGGATCCTCTAGAAAAAACGTTAAATGTTCGAGAGGAGTGCCAGAAAAACGTCGACTGGGCTCACGAAAAAATATGAGGCTATTCGTGTGGGCCCGATTCCGGAGTTCATTCCACTCCTCTTCTGTCTGGCAGATTAACCCGAAATGGCGGGGGTAGATGCTCGTTTGTTGGGGGCCAAGGTCCTTGGTCACATGGGCGACAATTTGGTGTCCGTGAAAATTCAATGTGATGGCGACGGAAGACTGGCGGCCCACGCCGCATCCTAAGCCTTGCGCGTAAAACTCTTTCGTGGATTCAATATCCTTGACCGGAATAGAGAGATGAAAGGTAGAAGAAGACATAGTATAGATTCCTTTACGAATTATCGCATGTTTTGAATGATCAATGAAAATCTGTTGCAATTTTTCGATAAACGGCTAGGGTTGAGCGTTTCAAAAACAAAGGAGCTTTAAGCAACCCTTCAGGGAAAACGGCTTTTTACAACAGGTTTGCCGCGGCCGTTCCAATACCCGGCGCTCATCCATGGGGTGGTATGTCGAATCGCAAACCTGCCAGTGCGGTCGAGGATGAGGCATCCGGCCTCCCCCTGTATTCGGCTGACGAGCGCCTTGAGTGCGTAGTTGGCAGCTTTTAAGGGCGTCCAGCCGAGCCCGAGCAGGATGGCCATATGTTTGGCCATACCGGCACGTATGATGGATTCTCCTAAGCCGGTCATGGAAATGGCCCCGGCGGTATCATCGGCATACACTCCCGCACCGATTAAGGGGGTATCCCCAACCCGGCCAGGTAACATGACCGCCACTCCCCCTGTTGATGCCCCTGCGGCAAGATGGCCGGCACGGTCCATGGCGACCGCACCTACGGTGTCATACAATCCTAACTGGCGGTAAAGAGCTTGGGATTTAGTATTCAGGGTGTTTCGTGAATTTCGTTTGTTCATCAGTGGAGTCGAACTCTTCCGATGGACCAATCGGGCAAGACCGAAATGCCGAGCCAATCGATTCGCATGCCGGCCTACGATTAATACATGATCGGTATCGGCCATAATTCGTCGCGCGGCGCAAATTGGATGGAGATATCCTTCCAACCCGGCCACAGCACCAGCCGATAAGGATTGCCCTTCCATAATCGATGCGTCCATCCGTTGAAATCCGTCGAGTTGTCGAAGCGATCCTCGCCCGGCATTAAACAATCCGGACTTTTCGAGATAGCAGATCATACTTTCTACAGCATCCAGGGGTGAATGCCCTGTTTTGAGGCATTCGTATCCTCCTATGAGTGCCTCTGTGAGGCACATGGACTGACTGGGGGTCGGTTGTCGGGAACCTGCACCCCCATGGATCAGGACCCTCGGTATGGGAATAGGTGTTGACCTAGGCAAAGTGCGAAGGGATTAAGAAAAACGGGCGAGGTGAATCGTATTTTTTTTCATAATCAAACGGATTGTTCAGTTTGTATTTTGTCATAGGAGGTGTACCTGTTGCCACCTTGGGTTTTAGAATAATAGACGGCTTCATCTGCGGCATGGAGCAAGTCGGTGACCGTGGGATAGGGGTGATCCGGCGTGTGCGTCGCGATGCCAAGAGAAATGGTGACGATGAGTTTGTCTCCGGCTATGTCATGGGTGGTGCCCCGAAATGCGGAGAGGATTCTCTCGCACACCATGACGGCGGTGGCTGAGGAGGCTTTTGGCAGGATGAGCACGAACTCTTCTCCTCCGTAGCGTCCGACCGAATCGGTCGTGCGAAGCTTCGACTGTAAGAGATGGGCGGTAGATTGAAGAACCCCATCCCCTGCCTGATGACCATAGGTATCATTGACGGATTTAAATTTATCAAGGTCCCCAAAAACCAGGGTCAGACATTCTTGGTTGACGAGAGCATGCTCAAAAGAGGCTTTTAAGTATTTGTCCAAGTAGGCTCTTGCCAATGCCCCGGTGAGGGGATCATGACGGTGGATTTCTTCCAAATTGTGGAACTTGGCTTCCATGGCGGCATTATTTTGTTGGAGCTCCTGAACTTCCTTAAGAGTCTGAAGGCTTCTGAGAAGAAGTGCCTCCCGGGCTTTTTCCAGAATGGCTTGAGGTTCGGTCCATGGTTGTAAGTCAGTCCGGAATATTTTCTCTGTTTCCGGAAGAAGCCCTTGTGTTGTTTCCAATACTTCCATGAGCTCTGCTGGATTGAGATTCAGCGAAGTCTGGGCATTCTCTCTGACCTCTTGTATATAGGCGCTTTGAGAGTCGCGTAAAAAAATTTCCGCAATTTTCCCCGACAGAGACACACAATGGACAAATTTTGCAAGTTCATCTCCCTGGGGAATGCGAGAGGGGTCATCGCTACCGGCCACGGCCAATCGGAGGCGATCGGGAAAATTCCACTGCGTCAGGAGCCAACTCCCCACGGCGGCATGATTGACTCCCAGGCATTGGTATTCATGGGAAATGATTCTGGCATGGGATGTCTGATCCAGGTTAGGGGGATTATAGAGGTCATGGAACACCTGATCGAGGGCGAGCATTCCCAGATCTTGCATGAGACTCGAAAGATATAACTCTTCAATTTCAACTAACCCACAGGCCGCTCCAAGAGCCCGGCTGGCTGTTCCTGCCAAAAGCGCACGTTTCCAATACAGTCCATAATCCAAGCCAGTTCCGCGACTGGTTTGCAGCGATTTCATTAATGAAAAGGACAAGGCAAGTGAAATAGTCGCGTTGAGACCCAGGACCAGGACTGCTTGATGAAGGCTTTCAACTTTTTTGCAGTATGGGTATAAGGGAGAATTGGCGATTCGTAGAATTTTACTGGCCAGCGCCGGGTCACAATTGAGAATTCTGATAATGCTGTGGAGGTCGGTTTCAGGTTCGTTGGCTAAGTTGATAATTTGTACGGCGACGTGTGTTGGGCTGGGAAGACTAGGGCAGGATTGTAGTTTCTTTTTCAGTTCGGGTGTCATAAAAGACTCAGGGTCAGAAGACCTTCGCGAGTGCCTCGAAAGACTCGGCATCTTGGGCTGTTCTAATGCTCAAATGCCCGGATCCACGAACACGAGGATATATCCGTGATGTTTTCTGATTATGGACATTTCGGCATATTGTTTTGCCATCTGAATAGGCATGACATGATAAGGCCTTTCTCTCCTTTTGATTCGTAGGCGATCGTCCTGATTTCCTGAATCGAAGCGAGAAAACGGGTTTAAGAAAGCCCAAGTGAAAAGCATGATCCCTCGATTATGAAGTTGATGTTCCGTAACATTGATGTTGACTGGATTATTTTTGTTGATCTTGCAAAATCTGTGGATGATGAGACGGCCCTCCCGGATAATCTGGTGAGGTAGCGAATAGAGTCCTCCGGGTGGGGGTCGGGAGCTAAGGGAACTGTTTGGAGGAAGAGTGTTTAGTGGAAAAGGTGGCTTTGTGCTTGGTTCAGGCTAGGATCTTGAAAACGGTCAAGGTCCAATCGGACAAAGCCTAGGCCCGCGACACAAAGTTCAAAATTTGTTGAAAGCGTTTGAAAGAGCGCTGGTGGATTTTTGCCCTGTGGATCTTGATGGGTAGCGACAATGCTGTAGGAGCGTTTGCCGGCTTTGACGTAATCCACCAAAAAGTCTTTGTGGTGAATAAGTCCGGAGCATTTTATTCGTTTGCAATATTCGGGGAAGAGTCCGGCGAGGAACAGGGTCAGGTCCCCGATGTGACGATGAATATCCCGCTCTTTTTCGGCAGAAGACTGTTGGCTATGGGATTCGGCCGCATACAGGAGTTCTACTACTGTTTCAACGGGTTCTCCCTCATGGTCTTTGATACGGGCGAGTTGATCGATATGGATAAATTCGAGGAGCAGGTTTGAAACGTATTCCGTTACTTGAAAATCCGGCCATCCCAATGCTTCGGAAAAGTTTCGTTCTGTCAACCGGCCAAATAACTGTCTTAGAGGATGTTGTTCAGGGATTGGTGTCATAGATGCCCTTCCCTCTCTTTCCACCGAATGTCCCTTCGTCAGGGTGTGTCGGTTTCTATGTATGTCTATCGGCCTGATGTAAAAGGTTCTTAACCTTTTTTACTCCTTTGCCTACCCTGCTGTCCAGGATGAGGGTCATTGGACCATCATTGTCCAGTGCCACGACCATCGTCGCACCAAATTTCCCTGCTTGTACCGATAAGCCAAGAGCCAGGAATTGTTCGAGTGTTTCCTGGTATCGCATGCGTGCTTCTTCCGGAGGTGCTGCCAATTCAAAGCTTGGACGTCGTCCCTTTTCGGTATTGGCCAGTAAGGTGAATTGAGAGACTAGAAGGAGTTCACCATTGATGTCTTGAAGCGCATCAGTCATTTTCCCTTGTGTGTCAGGAAAAATTCGTAGTCGAGGAATTTTCTCGACCATGAAGGTCACGTCTTGACCGGTATCGCCTTGGGCTACCCCTAATAGAATGACGAGCCCACGGTTGATGTGGGCGATGACTTGGTTTTCAACCGTAACTGAAGCCTGTCTGACGCGTTGAATGACGGCAATCATGAAACCCTTTCGTGTGATATCGCCTATCTCAAGCCCAGCGGTCATAAGGACGGTAGGCGTGTCAGTTTGAATGCTTATGTTGTGGTAGATGGTTTTCGTATTTTTCGTCGCAACATGAGCTTCAGGTGCGTAAGTTCCTCCGACTTGAATGCGTGGTGAACGGAAAAATATCCAATCGTGCTTGCCGCAAGTGCCAGACTCAACCAGGCAATTTTTTCTAGGCTCTGTCCTGTTGTCTGCCATAGCGGAAATCCTGCAATCCAGGCGGAAACGGCAATGAGAGGGACAAGGGCTATGGCTGTGCGTACCAGAGATAGTCCGAGTGTCTTCCATAGTAATCCCTGAAGCCGATTCCCTAGAATAGTGAGTAAAATGAGTGTGTTTCCCATTGCAGCTAATGCGGTGGCCAGGGCTAATCCGGTGTGTTGGAGCCATTGCATAAGCCATATTGACAGCACAATATTGAGGATAACCGAAACCACAGCCACAATGGCCGGGGTCTTCGTATCTTGAAGGGAATAAAACGCGGTTGCCAGAATTCGATAGCTGGCGAACGCCCACAATCCAATTGAAAACCCAAAAAGTGCCGAAGCGGTTCCAACTGTATCTATAGCCGAAAAGGCACCATGCTCAAAAAATACATGAATAATCGGTATACGCAACATCATCAGCCCAACCATTGATGGAAGGATGATAAATAGCACCATGCGTAAGCCAAAATTCACCGTTTCCCGAAGTTCATGAATGGCCCCACGGGCTGCTTGGCCGGATAGGGTGGGCAAGATGGCTGTGGCCATTGCCACACCAAATATCCCTAATGGGAATTGAATGAGGCGCATCCCATAAAACAGATACGTGGGGCCTCCTTGAAAATACGATGCTAAAATCGTGCTGACGGTGAGATTGATTTGGGTCACAGCTAATCCCAGCAAGGAAGGAATGAGCAGTAACCCCATTCGTTTCACTCCGGGATGCCGCGGATGAAAATTCCAGTACAATGGGAAACCCTGTTTGTGCAAACTGGGTAATTGCATCAGGAATTGAGCGAGCCCTCCCACTACAATGCCTATGGCTACAGCCAGAATCGCCTGATCAAATAACGGCGAAATGGCCACTGCAAAAAAAATGACACAAAGATTGAAAAAGACAGGAGCCAAGGCAGGAACGGCGAATGAATGGAGGGAATTGAGTATCCCCATGGCTAGGGCCGCTAGGCTTACGAACAGTAAGTAGGGGAACATGATCTGCGTGAGGAGCGTGGTTGTGGCAAGTTGATTCGCTTGACCATGGAGGCCTGGTGCCAGAATCCAGACGAGATTTGGGGCGGCAACGATGCCCATTAAGGTGACAAAGGTCACGAGCGTCAGGAGTGTGGTGAATGCTGCGCTGGCTAACTCCCAGGTTTCCTGCTTGGAGCGGGTCGAATGATATTCGGTGAAAATCGGGATAAAGGCGGAAGACATGGACCCTTCCGCAAAAAGTTCTCGCAACAAATTGGGAATTCGATACGCGATGTAAAAGGCGTCTGCTGAAGCGTTGGCGCCAAACAAATTGGCGAGAATGACATCTCGGATAAATCCGAGAATCCGACTGCAGAAAGTGGCTACGCCGATCAGCCCGGCCGCACGACTAATCCGACTGGTCTCTCCGTGAGGAGAAGACGGGACTGATGGAGGTTGAGCTGATTGGGACATCCGAA contains:
- a CDS encoding GMC family oxidoreductase; translation: MIEKFDLIIVGTGFASSFFLDAYLAKANPTTRILVLERGRLDTHAWQVKNRRNTSQDQNDTFINKHPQKKWIFTPSFGGGSNCWWGVTPRMMPNDFRMQSVYGVSVDWPISYEELEAFYAQTEEIMSISGPDDGSPFPRSTPYPQPPHRFTDPDKVLKEAYPDLFFHLPTARASKSTPNRPRCCATGVCNLCPINAKFTILNEMNHLYEDSRVTLILEATVQTVETKGGVATGVSYLKDGVVSQAGAEIVVLGGNAIFNPHILHRSNIRHPLLGKYLDEQIALKVSIDLHGLNNFQGSTSNTGHGYMLYDGEHRREHAGCLIETWNTPNDLRVEQGKWQQRLILRVIYENLPRQQNYVKYDQDNPDLPETVYTGPSDYALKGMEKLPSILPGLLGPLPVENVLISDRPHSTEAHILGTTVMGHDPQTSVIDKHLIHHQVRNLLVLGSGAFPTVAPANPTLTISALSLWAAHHLLN
- the bcp gene encoding thioredoxin-dependent thiol peroxidase encodes the protein MVSSRELQVGDPAPAFSLPDDTGNIVNSSELRGKKVVVYFYPKDDTPGCTTEACSFRDGIQELRKSGAVVFGVSADSVSSHRKFSDKFQLNFPLLSDESKAMIQAYGVWKEKSMYGRKYMGIERTTVVIDEDGTIRNIFPKVKVNGHFSEVLESLR
- a CDS encoding VOC family protein, which translates into the protein MSSSTFHLSIPVKDIESTKEFYAQGLGCGVGRQSSVAITLNFHGHQIVAHVTKDLGPQQTSIYPRHFGLICQTEEEWNELRNRAHTNSLIFFREPSRRFSGTPLEHLTFFLEDPSHNLLEFKYYLNANAIFGEETFSQIGDAHEQNG
- a CDS encoding isoaspartyl peptidase/L-asparaginase family protein; protein product: MPRSTPIPIPRVLIHGGAGSRQPTPSQSMCLTEALIGGYECLKTGHSPLDAVESMICYLEKSGLFNAGRGSLRQLDGFQRMDASIMEGQSLSAGAVAGLEGYLHPICAARRIMADTDHVLIVGRHANRLARHFGLARLVHRKSSTPLMNKRNSRNTLNTKSQALYRQLGLYDTVGAVAMDRAGHLAAGASTGGVAVMLPGRVGDTPLIGAGVYADDTAGAISMTGLGESIIRAGMAKHMAILLGLGWTPLKAANYALKALVSRIQGEAGCLILDRTGRFAIRHTTPWMSAGYWNGRGKPVVKSRFP
- a CDS encoding GGDEF domain-containing protein, whose amino-acid sequence is MTPELKKKLQSCPSLPSPTHVAVQIINLANEPETDLHSIIRILNCDPALASKILRIANSPLYPYCKKVESLHQAVLVLGLNATISLALSFSLMKSLQTSRGTGLDYGLYWKRALLAGTASRALGAACGLVEIEELYLSSLMQDLGMLALDQVFHDLYNPPNLDQTSHARIISHEYQCLGVNHAAVGSWLLTQWNFPDRLRLAVAGSDDPSRIPQGDELAKFVHCVSLSGKIAEIFLRDSQSAYIQEVRENAQTSLNLNPAELMEVLETTQGLLPETEKIFRTDLQPWTEPQAILEKAREALLLRSLQTLKEVQELQQNNAAMEAKFHNLEEIHRHDPLTGALARAYLDKYLKASFEHALVNQECLTLVFGDLDKFKSVNDTYGHQAGDGVLQSTAHLLQSKLRTTDSVGRYGGEEFVLILPKASSATAVMVCERILSAFRGTTHDIAGDKLIVTISLGIATHTPDHPYPTVTDLLHAADEAVYYSKTQGGNRYTSYDKIQTEQSV
- the dtd gene encoding D-aminoacyl-tRNA deacylase; this translates as MIAVIQRVRQASVTVENQVIAHINRGLVILLGVAQGDTGQDVTFMVEKIPRLRIFPDTQGKMTDALQDINGELLLVSQFTLLANTEKGRRPSFELAAPPEEARMRYQETLEQFLALGLSVQAGKFGATMVVALDNDGPMTLILDSRVGKGVKKVKNLLHQADRHT
- the murJ gene encoding murein biosynthesis integral membrane protein MurJ, which translates into the protein MSQSAQPPSVPSSPHGETSRISRAAGLIGVATFCSRILGFIRDVILANLFGANASADAFYIAYRIPNLLRELFAEGSMSSAFIPIFTEYHSTRSKQETWELASAAFTTLLTLVTFVTLMGIVAAPNLVWILAPGLHGQANQLATTTLLTQIMFPYLLFVSLAALAMGILNSLHSFAVPALAPVFFNLCVIFFAVAISPLFDQAILAVAIGIVVGGLAQFLMQLPSLHKQGFPLYWNFHPRHPGVKRMGLLLIPSLLGLAVTQINLTVSTILASYFQGGPTYLFYGMRLIQFPLGIFGVAMATAILPTLSGQAARGAIHELRETVNFGLRMVLFIILPSMVGLMMLRIPIIHVFFEHGAFSAIDTVGTASALFGFSIGLWAFASYRILATAFYSLQDTKTPAIVAVVSVILNIVLSIWLMQWLQHTGLALATALAAMGNTLILLTILGNRLQGLLWKTLGLSLVRTAIALVPLIAVSAWIAGFPLWQTTGQSLEKIAWLSLALAASTIGYFSVHHAFKSEELTHLKLMLRRKIRKPSTTT